Proteins encoded within one genomic window of Setaria italica strain Yugu1 chromosome IV, Setaria_italica_v2.0, whole genome shotgun sequence:
- the LOC101775401 gene encoding peroxidase 45 encodes MASLRLGFFVAAAVVSAALMPPSAVAQLRPYYYSSICPNLEVIVRSSVQQSMAQSPISAPAALRLFFHDCAVRGCDASIMIVNSNGDDEWRNPDNQSLKPEGFQVILNAKAAVDSDPRCQYKVSCADIMALAARESISQSGGPYYEVELGRYDGRVSTKASVVLPHANFNLDQLNSYFSGLGLSQSEMIALSGGHTLGAADCPFFQYRIGTDPTMDPNFASQLNATCSSNPTNGFAFLDPSPVTFDNAFFRNLQGGKGLLGSDQVLYSDTRSRGTVNYYASNQGAFFGDFVAAITKLGRVGVKTAATGEIRRDCRFPN; translated from the exons ATGGCGAGCCTTCGGTTGGGCTTctttgtcgccgccgccgtcgtgtccGCGGCGCTCATGCCGCCGTCTGCCGTCGCGCAGCTGAGGCCGTACTACTACTCCAGCATCTGCCCCAACCTGGAGGTCATCGTCCGGAGCTCCGTCCAGCAGTCCATGGCGCAGTCCCCGATCTCCGCACCCGCCGCGCTCAGGctcttcttccacgactgcGCCGTCAGG GGGTGTGACGCGTCGATCATGATCGTGAACTCGAACGGCGACGACGAGTGGCGCAACCCCGACAACCAGTCGCTGAAGCCGGAGGGGTTCCAGGTGATCCTCAACGCCAAGGCCGCCGTGGACAGCGACCCGCGGTGCCAGTACAAGGTCTCCTGCGCGGACATCATGGCCCTCGCCGCCAGGGAATCCATCTCCCAG AGCGGCGGGCCGTACTATGAGGTGGAGCTGGGCCGGTACGACGGCAGGGTGTCGACCAAGGCCAGCGTCGTGCTGCCTCACGCCAACTTCAACCTCGACCAGCTCAACTCCTACTTCTCCGGCCTCGGCCTCTCCCAGTCTGAAATGATCGCCCTTTCAG GCGGCCACACCCTCGGCGCCGCGGACTGCCCCTTCTTCCAGTACCGGATCGGCACCGACCCGACCATGGACCCCAACTTCGCGTCGCAGCTGAATGCCACCTGCAGCTCCAACCCCACCAATGGCTTCGCCTTCCTGGACCCCTCGCCGGTGACCTTCGACAACGCCTTCTTCCGGAACCTGCAGGGCGGCAAGGGGCTCCTGGGCTCCGACCAGGTGCTCTACTCCGACACCCGGTCCCGCGGCACCGTCAACTACTACGCGTCCAACCAGGGCGCCTTCTTCGGCGACTTCGTGGCGGCCATCACCAAGCTCGGCAGGGTCGGCGTCAAGACGGCGGCCACCGGCGAGATACGCCGCGACTGCCGGTTCCCGAACTAG
- the LOC101774991 gene encoding peroxidase 45, translating into MASLRVVVLFVAATVMFVAFVPPPAVAQLRTDYYASVCPNLENIVRNSVRQSMAQSQISAPAALRLFFHDCAVMGCDASIMITNSNGDDEWRNSDNQSLKREGFTTILSAKAAVDSDPQCRNKVSCADILALAARESVLQSGGPYYPVELGRYDGRASTRASVVLPRVNFNLDQLNAFFSGLGFNQTEMVALLGAHTLGAADCPFFQYRIGSDPTMDQGLASQLRGTCGSNPTNGFAFLDPSPVTFDNAFYRNLQGGRGLLGSDQVLYSDTRSRGAVDNYASNQGAFFADFVAAITKLGRVGVKTAANGEIRRDCRFPN; encoded by the exons ATGGCGAGCCTTCGGGTGGTGGTCTTGTTTGTCGCCGCCACCGTCATGTTCGTGGCGttcgtgccgccgcccgccgtcgcgcAGCTGAGGACGGACTACTACGCCAGTGTCTGCCCCAACCTCGAGAACATCGTCCGGAACTCCGTCAGGCAGTCCATGGCGCAGTCCCAGATCTCGGCGCCCGCCGCGCTCAGGctcttcttccacgactgcGCCGTCATG GGCTGCGACGCGTCGATCATGATCACGAACTCGAACGGCGACGACGAGTGGCGAAACAGCGACAACCAGTCGCTGAAGCGGGAGGGGTTCACGACGATCCTGAGCGCCAAGGCCGCCGTGGACAGCGACCCGCAGTGCCGCAACAAGGTGTCGTGCGCGGACATCCTGGCCCTCGCCGCCAGGGAATCCGTCCTCCAG AGTGGCGGGCCGTACTACCCAGTGGAGCTGGGCAGGTACGACGGCCGGGCGTCGACCAGGGCCAGCGTCGTGCTCCCGCGCGTCAACTTCAACCTCGACCAGCTCAACGCCTTCTTCTCCGGCCTCGGCTTCAACCAGACCGAGATGGTCGCCCTCCTAG GAGCCCACACCCTCGGCGCGGCAGACTGCCCCTTCTTCCAGTACCGGATCGGCAGCGACCCGACCATGGACCAGGGCCTGGCGTCGCAGCTGCGCGGCACCTGCGGCTCCAACCCCACCAACGGCTTCGCGTTCCTGGACCCCTCGCCGGTGACCTTCGACAACGCCTTCTACCGGAACCTGCAGGGCGGCAGGGGCCTCCTGGGCTCCGACCAGGTGCTGTACAGCGACACGAGGTCCCGCGGCGCCGTCGACAACTACGCGTCCAACCAGGGCGCCTTCTTCGCCGACTTCGTGGCGGCCATCACCAAGCTCGGGAGGGTCGGGGTCAAGACGGCGGCCAACGGCGAGATACGCCGTGACTGCCGGTTCCCGAACTAG